The Virgibacillus sp. MSP4-1 genome has a segment encoding these proteins:
- a CDS encoding ABC transporter permease, giving the protein MGTYLILLNKLIHQNKWRFFFIIGFPFFLGFIVLPFVTDTLDESDIPIGWVTKEDSETLTTIAERIQEHPRITIIQMTEEEAYRGVKRKEMEAAFILSEKFQEQIKAGKIDELITWIRSEESFFDSFVKEKVASEVMRFALSSKAANDVMMYKGLTDKQHWQSVYQHAEKYWEPEPLFQMKFTPYSSSEADSADEKSVLPKGYAALFGFWMWYAWMIFAVLLLSLYKWKKQGILSRLRIHHGSLVPFYMRFYILTGGFVIFLFLAVSYLSSRSVEAYGYSFTGLLFPSVIILALILLLTISVTYIVKKPSVFLLICMLFSMMSLFFSFLTFVSNEPNTWRIIFPHTWLYQLMS; this is encoded by the coding sequence ATGGGTACATATCTTATCCTTTTAAATAAGCTAATTCATCAGAATAAATGGCGATTCTTTTTTATCATCGGTTTTCCTTTCTTTTTAGGGTTTATTGTGCTTCCCTTCGTAACAGATACGCTGGATGAAAGTGATATTCCCATCGGCTGGGTGACAAAAGAAGATTCGGAAACTTTAACAACCATTGCTGAAAGAATCCAGGAACACCCCAGAATAACCATTATTCAAATGACGGAAGAGGAAGCCTATCGGGGTGTGAAGCGAAAAGAAATGGAGGCAGCATTTATTCTAAGTGAAAAATTTCAGGAACAAATCAAGGCAGGTAAAATAGATGAGTTGATCACCTGGATTCGTTCAGAAGAGTCTTTTTTTGATTCCTTTGTCAAAGAAAAAGTCGCCTCGGAAGTTATGCGCTTTGCCTTAAGCAGCAAAGCAGCCAATGATGTGATGATGTATAAAGGATTAACAGATAAACAGCATTGGCAATCGGTCTATCAGCATGCAGAGAAGTATTGGGAACCAGAACCCTTATTTCAAATGAAATTTACGCCATACTCATCTTCAGAAGCTGACTCGGCTGATGAGAAGTCTGTTCTGCCCAAAGGATATGCCGCTCTCTTTGGCTTCTGGATGTGGTATGCATGGATGATTTTTGCCGTTTTACTGCTCTCATTATATAAGTGGAAGAAACAGGGGATTTTATCCAGACTACGTATACACCATGGGAGTCTTGTCCCCTTTTACATGCGCTTTTATATTCTCACTGGCGGATTTGTTATATTTCTCTTTCTGGCTGTAAGTTATCTTTCAAGTCGGTCTGTGGAGGCTTACGGGTATTCTTTTACAGGCTTATTATTCCCTTCTGTTATAATTTTGGCTCTCATTTTACTGTTAACCATTAGTGTTACATATATTGTAAAAAAGCCGTCTGTATTTTTGCTCATCTGCATGTTGTTTTCCATGATGTCTTTATTCTTTTCCTTTCTGACATTTGTCTCTAATGAACCAAATACCTGGAGGATTATTTTTCCCCATACATGGCTTTATCAATTAATGTCCTGA
- a CDS encoding SpoVR family protein — translation MLKTEYSKLERAIDEITEVAEGFGLDFYPMRYEICPTDIIYTFGAYGMPTRFSHWSFGKQFHKMKLQEELGLSKIYELVINSNPCYAFLLNSNSLIQNKLIVAHVLGHSDFFKNNLRYHKTGEDMVESMAATADRIQAYEKQYGKKEVEAFLDAVLAINEHIDPSLLRTEGETDESPEPVFQPRQRIENDYDDLFGIDPNEDPVKEEAVSRYKKIPEMPEKDLLLFIEGHSRELEDWQRDILTMMREEMKYFWPQLETKIMNEGWASYWHSRILRELDLSSDETVEFAKLHSGVTAPSSTSINPYRLGIKIFEDIEQRYNHPTEEMKQRGVKPGSGRDKLFEVREIESDISFIRNYLTKEIVEEEDLYLFQKQGREYKVVEKDWTEVRDQLIAMRVNGGFPYITVEDGDYLRNGELYLLHHYEGVELDLNYLEKTMPYIYQLWGRTIHMETIVDDRITVFSCEGEKVKKRYI, via the coding sequence ATGTTAAAGACAGAGTATTCCAAGTTAGAGCGGGCAATCGATGAAATAACAGAAGTCGCGGAAGGATTCGGACTGGACTTTTATCCAATGCGCTATGAAATTTGCCCTACAGATATTATTTATACCTTTGGTGCGTATGGGATGCCCACACGTTTTTCCCATTGGAGTTTTGGAAAGCAGTTTCACAAAATGAAACTGCAGGAAGAACTGGGCTTAAGCAAAATTTATGAATTAGTCATCAACTCTAATCCATGCTATGCATTTTTATTAAATTCAAACAGTTTAATTCAAAATAAATTAATTGTTGCTCATGTTTTAGGTCATAGTGATTTCTTTAAGAACAATTTGCGGTACCATAAAACGGGAGAGGATATGGTTGAAAGTATGGCCGCAACGGCGGACCGCATACAGGCGTATGAAAAACAGTATGGAAAGAAGGAAGTAGAAGCCTTTTTGGATGCGGTATTAGCAATTAATGAGCATATCGATCCTTCTTTACTTAGAACAGAAGGCGAAACAGACGAATCCCCGGAGCCTGTTTTCCAGCCTCGTCAGAGAATTGAAAATGACTATGATGATTTGTTTGGAATTGACCCCAATGAAGATCCTGTTAAAGAAGAAGCGGTAAGCCGTTATAAGAAGATCCCTGAGATGCCGGAAAAGGACCTGCTATTATTTATAGAAGGTCACAGCAGGGAGCTTGAGGATTGGCAGAGGGATATTCTAACGATGATGCGTGAAGAAATGAAATACTTCTGGCCTCAGCTGGAAACGAAAATCATGAACGAAGGATGGGCTTCCTATTGGCATTCCCGAATTTTGCGTGAATTAGATTTATCGAGTGACGAAACCGTTGAATTTGCTAAACTTCATTCAGGGGTTACGGCACCATCCAGTACATCTATAAATCCTTATCGCTTAGGTATAAAAATATTCGAGGATATTGAACAGAGATATAATCATCCAACCGAAGAAATGAAACAGCGGGGTGTGAAACCAGGTTCAGGCCGGGATAAACTATTTGAAGTCCGGGAAATTGAGTCGGATATTTCCTTTATTCGTAACTATTTAACAAAAGAAATTGTGGAAGAAGAGGATCTATACCTTTTTCAAAAGCAGGGAAGAGAGTATAAAGTCGTGGAAAAGGACTGGACAGAGGTCAGGGATCAGTTGATTGCTATGCGGGTAAACGGAGGCTTTCCTTATATTACAGTGGAAGATGGGGACTATTTACGAAATGGTGAACTTTACCTCCTTCATCATTATGAAGGAGTCGAATTGGATCTTAATTACCTGGAAAAAACGATGCCTTATATATATCAGCTATGGGGGCGTACCATACACATGGAAACAATCGTTGACGACCGTATTACTGTATTCAGCTGTGAAGGTGAAAAAGTAAAGAAGCGCTATATATGA
- a CDS encoding YhcN/YlaJ family sporulation lipoprotein, which yields MNKIKLMGATLLTAVTITGCQGGDETGLGNNGDNGLQPVRYNNTTDIAPNRERINMDGRDLGPQYNNENNRNIDNGNRDDINGQFNNNDTPRNMNNTNDGNNNDADGHNQYDVADRAADRITDEIKEVDQAYVFAGNENAYVAVAFKGDQNDEVTDKLKNRISKVVKATDEDIDDVFVSANPEFFNQAGDYADQIENGDPIEGLFNEMGDMFQRIFPTDNDQ from the coding sequence TTGAATAAAATAAAGTTAATGGGAGCAACTTTGCTGACAGCTGTAACCATTACGGGATGTCAGGGTGGCGATGAAACTGGTCTTGGCAATAATGGAGATAATGGACTTCAGCCAGTAAGATATAACAACACAACTGATATCGCTCCTAACCGCGAGCGTATCAACATGGATGGTCGCGATTTAGGTCCCCAATACAACAATGAAAATAACAGAAACATTGATAATGGCAACCGGGACGATATTAATGGACAATTTAACAATAACGACACACCTCGTAATATGAATAACACCAATGATGGGAATAACAATGATGCAGATGGTCATAATCAATACGATGTAGCAGACCGGGCAGCAGACAGAATCACAGATGAAATCAAGGAAGTCGATCAGGCATACGTGTTTGCAGGCAACGAAAATGCATATGTAGCTGTAGCCTTTAAAGGAGATCAAAACGATGAGGTAACGGATAAACTGAAGAATCGCATCTCCAAGGTTGTAAAAGCAACAGATGAAGATATAGATGACGTATTTGTTTCCGCAAACCCTGAATTCTTTAATCAAGCAGGAGATTATGCAGATCAAATTGAAAATGGGGACCCAATTGAAGGATTGTTTAACGAAATGGGCGATATGTTCCAACGTATTTTCCCGACCGATAATGATCAGTAA
- a CDS encoding D-alanyl-D-alanine carboxypeptidase family protein, whose product MAKIIVFITTFVTMNTLFLLPVFAQTSPSAPVISSQSAVMIDADNGSILYEKNSTIPMYPASLTKIATAIYAIENGDLDNKVTVSENAVDIEGTTVFLEAGEQLTLRKLIQGLLINSGNDAGIAIAEHLSGSVNQFAEDLNNYLKNKIGVEQTHFENPHGLFHPDHTTTAKDLAMITKYALKNREFRDIFGTVEMEWHGKSWDTTLISHHKMLKGEIPFAGVAGGKTGYVDQSGHTLATLAKREHLNLIVITMQSPYKREAYQDTASLLNYGFDHFETTTIKGLSKKDLSKVDFNNKEFIIPENLTYTHLKNQDKVTKKMTKEGKLELYNQNGERINSYQLVEAGSDQEDKKTEPVKKEETSKSGIYVTSLMAGVIIAGFIGFVYRKKRIQKNSYRSFM is encoded by the coding sequence ATGGCAAAAATCATCGTATTCATCACCACCTTTGTGACCATGAATACCCTTTTTCTTTTACCTGTTTTTGCTCAGACGAGTCCTTCTGCTCCAGTTATCTCCAGTCAGTCAGCAGTTATGATTGATGCGGATAATGGAAGTATCCTGTATGAAAAAAATAGTACAATTCCTATGTATCCGGCAAGCCTCACCAAAATTGCAACAGCTATTTATGCGATAGAAAATGGAGACTTGGACAACAAGGTAACCGTCAGCGAAAATGCCGTTGATATAGAAGGAACGACTGTTTTTCTGGAAGCAGGGGAGCAGTTGACTTTAAGAAAGCTGATTCAGGGACTTTTAATTAATTCCGGAAATGATGCGGGCATTGCTATTGCCGAGCATTTAAGCGGGAGCGTGAATCAGTTCGCAGAGGATTTAAACAACTATCTGAAAAATAAAATAGGAGTGGAACAGACCCACTTTGAGAATCCCCATGGACTTTTCCACCCTGATCACACGACAACAGCTAAGGACCTCGCCATGATAACAAAGTATGCCTTAAAAAACCGTGAGTTTCGTGACATTTTTGGAACCGTAGAAATGGAATGGCATGGCAAGTCCTGGGATACGACCCTTATTTCTCATCACAAAATGCTTAAAGGAGAAATTCCTTTTGCAGGTGTGGCTGGTGGAAAAACGGGTTATGTTGATCAGTCCGGACATACGCTTGCTACATTGGCCAAACGGGAACATCTTAATTTGATTGTCATTACAATGCAAAGCCCATACAAACGAGAGGCCTATCAGGATACCGCCAGTCTATTAAACTATGGCTTTGATCATTTTGAAACTACCACAATAAAGGGTCTTTCGAAAAAGGATCTTTCGAAGGTTGACTTCAACAACAAGGAGTTTATCATTCCGGAAAACCTTACCTATACCCACCTGAAAAATCAGGACAAGGTTACGAAGAAAATGACAAAAGAGGGGAAACTCGAACTTTATAATCAGAACGGAGAACGAATTAATTCTTATCAGTTAGTGGAGGCAGGTTCAGATCAAGAAGATAAAAAGACCGAGCCTGTAAAAAAAGAGGAAACATCTAAATCTGGCATATACGTCACCAGTTTAATGGCTGGGGTAATCATTGCGGGGTTTATCGGTTTTGTGTATCGGAAAAAACGAATCCAAAAAAATTCATATCGATCATTTATGTAA
- a CDS encoding SDR family oxidoreductase: protein MKEQVAIVTGASRGIGKEIARQLAERGVKLSILGSSEQIHKTRKELMDQGLENIISFKADVAKEYEVEHVVEATKNAYGQVDMLVNNAGVGLFKQVEDVTLEEWKKTFEVNVQGVFLCTKAVLPSMKRQQSGTIITVSSDVARYTIPNGSLYTATKYAVQGFMGSVSQEVREHRIRVGTVNPGMVDTYFADSRQGDPSKEDWLKVQDIAKAVLYMAEAPEHMLIDELHLHPFAQDYPRS from the coding sequence ATGAAAGAACAAGTGGCCATTGTTACGGGTGCATCCAGAGGAATTGGAAAGGAAATCGCAAGGCAACTCGCTGAACGGGGAGTTAAACTGTCTATTTTGGGCAGTTCAGAACAAATACATAAAACCAGAAAAGAGTTAATGGATCAGGGACTGGAAAATATTATTTCTTTCAAAGCAGATGTAGCCAAAGAATATGAAGTTGAACACGTAGTCGAAGCAACAAAAAACGCTTATGGACAAGTCGATATGCTAGTCAACAATGCGGGAGTAGGACTGTTTAAACAAGTCGAGGATGTAACCCTTGAAGAGTGGAAGAAGACATTTGAAGTTAATGTGCAAGGTGTGTTTCTATGCACAAAAGCAGTACTTCCTTCTATGAAAAGACAGCAGTCAGGTACGATTATCACAGTATCATCAGATGTTGCAAGATATACCATTCCGAACGGCTCACTCTATACGGCTACAAAATATGCCGTCCAGGGCTTCATGGGTTCTGTTTCCCAGGAAGTACGGGAGCACAGGATTCGTGTGGGGACCGTCAATCCCGGAATGGTGGATACATATTTTGCCGACAGCAGACAGGGTGACCCATCCAAAGAAGACTGGCTCAAAGTACAGGATATTGCTAAGGCAGTTCTATACATGGCCGAGGCACCTGAACATATGCTGATTGATGAATTACACCTTCATCCGTTTGCACAGGATTATCCTCGCTCGTAA
- a CDS encoding DUF6583 family protein: MEQTQSSKKRVILITSIVLVVVIGAIVAFAYNKVTQNPLVQYANAEKKTFNEVWDYYEEYYGDSQKLNERLLEEAYESSSEFTASVEVPAQLTMVQPQLAMVQQLIDSAALSTDVKVNPDSNETYAGLDVTMQGESLLNGHLYQNEENTSLQVPDLYDQYFTVNNKSLGEELEKQGIQDFPYDEVPNFAEIMKNSMTPEEAKEMAKEYLGVITDQLSEEKVNVTENEEYKGSTYTKLAVHFTEDEVRQILTDILTKMKDDERFKYQFGSTKLQKEEVDRLIGEVDHLSLPDGLDYEAYMSGDTVAYRNLSFNAADQAEVTVNMDTIVKENNEYEFNIGVEGVPNNGEGEFLVQYTEDGKPDGDAYNVHHVFNITASDAMQDIDASIEADSVLKENTWESQFHLVVNQPQMAQIPDISGHINTSSTNEENGGNSDFEFGLDFSMQDPNAGNITGGVTINGETEYSFTDDLEFPTVDKNNSVNVVELSDSEWQQIGREIQKNAMEHYQSLIGGGFGGGMMPGNF, translated from the coding sequence ATGGAACAAACACAATCAAGCAAAAAGAGGGTTATTCTTATTACCTCTATTGTTCTCGTTGTAGTGATTGGCGCTATAGTGGCTTTTGCTTATAATAAAGTTACGCAAAACCCGCTGGTTCAGTATGCCAATGCCGAGAAGAAAACCTTTAATGAGGTGTGGGACTACTATGAGGAGTATTATGGAGATTCACAGAAATTAAATGAACGTTTACTTGAAGAAGCCTATGAGTCTTCATCTGAGTTTACTGCCAGCGTCGAAGTGCCTGCTCAATTGACCATGGTTCAGCCGCAACTGGCTATGGTTCAGCAGCTGATTGATTCTGCAGCTCTATCTACAGATGTTAAGGTGAATCCGGATTCCAATGAAACCTATGCTGGTCTGGATGTTACGATGCAGGGAGAAAGCTTACTGAATGGTCATTTATATCAAAACGAAGAGAATACTTCCCTTCAGGTACCGGATTTGTATGATCAATATTTTACCGTCAACAACAAATCATTAGGAGAGGAACTCGAAAAGCAGGGGATTCAGGACTTCCCTTATGACGAGGTACCTAACTTTGCAGAGATTATGAAAAATTCGATGACACCTGAAGAAGCCAAGGAAATGGCAAAGGAATATTTGGGAGTAATCACTGATCAGCTCTCTGAAGAAAAGGTCAATGTAACGGAGAATGAAGAATATAAGGGTTCTACTTACACCAAACTTGCGGTTCATTTTACAGAGGATGAAGTTCGTCAGATTTTAACGGATATCCTGACCAAAATGAAAGATGACGAACGTTTCAAATACCAGTTTGGTTCGACAAAGCTTCAAAAGGAAGAAGTTGACCGACTGATAGGAGAAGTAGACCATTTAAGTCTGCCAGATGGATTGGATTATGAAGCTTATATGTCAGGGGATACAGTGGCTTACCGTAATCTTTCCTTTAATGCTGCAGATCAGGCTGAAGTAACCGTCAATATGGATACAATTGTGAAAGAAAACAATGAATATGAATTTAACATTGGTGTTGAAGGTGTTCCAAATAATGGAGAGGGAGAATTCCTCGTACAGTATACAGAGGATGGAAAACCTGATGGCGATGCCTATAATGTACATCATGTCTTTAATATAACGGCATCTGATGCAATGCAGGATATCGATGCATCAATTGAGGCTGATTCTGTACTCAAAGAAAATACATGGGAGAGTCAATTTCACTTAGTTGTGAATCAGCCGCAAATGGCGCAGATTCCTGATATCAGCGGTCATATCAATACTAGCAGTACGAACGAAGAAAACGGTGGAAACAGCGATTTTGAATTTGGGCTTGATTTCTCTATGCAGGATCCAAATGCCGGCAACATCACGGGTGGAGTAACGATTAATGGAGAAACGGAATATTCCTTTACGGATGATCTGGAATTTCCAACCGTTGATAAAAATAATTCGGTTAATGTAGTAGAACTGTCCGATTCAGAGTGGCAGCAAATCGGTAGGGAAATACAGAAAAATGCAATGGAGCATTATCAATCCCTAATAGGTGGTGGATTTGGCGGCGGAATGATGCCTGGTAATTTTTAA
- a CDS encoding YhdB family protein produces MNMVDYDKAMYFTLWGQWDDLLVLMVRTDDDFLSKKIETFLHAYHYGYDETTIVGSHQNLIHYLEHAITQDTPVYYV; encoded by the coding sequence ATGAATATGGTCGATTACGATAAAGCGATGTATTTTACTTTATGGGGGCAATGGGATGATTTACTCGTCCTGATGGTAAGAACCGATGACGACTTTTTATCGAAAAAGATTGAAACGTTTTTACATGCCTATCATTATGGGTATGATGAAACAACAATTGTTGGCTCCCATCAGAATCTGATTCATTATCTGGAACACGCCATCACACAGGATACACCTGTTTATTATGTTTAA
- a CDS encoding ABC transporter permease — MKQPALLLSIMFFPFIFIGFFLFFIAQTIDESTDRIHVAIVDEDQTFETKTLANQLQAEDALSEVLRMRSLDEEQAKQELAANKITAVIYIPEGFTADLRTGINTPIQVTTNNQNVFSSSMVKMLLNSGAKYISAAQSGINTLYDLYIQDLPPEEDPQSMLQQMIVNYTLFALNRNDLFETEQVESGASIGWENHGVIAFLLTSILISSLFLQIFTHRESSQGLEDRMRTLGSTSFTFMWSQYMYYVGFLFVNVSILNGILFVLTDLDWLFHGLTLITWLIVSLTAALLLCFLEWYLDNQTTRTNIYLLLVFAGLLISGVWIPVIYLPDWIEQILSISPFHHIYQAFAGTITFGDNPFDHWGYLLAGWLVFAVVLMTGIWRREQKNGYISYPFK; from the coding sequence ATGAAGCAACCTGCTCTTCTTTTGTCGATTATGTTTTTTCCTTTTATATTTATCGGCTTCTTTTTATTTTTCATTGCTCAAACGATCGATGAAAGTACAGATAGAATTCACGTTGCCATTGTTGATGAAGATCAGACATTCGAAACGAAAACGTTGGCGAATCAGCTACAAGCGGAGGACGCTCTGTCTGAGGTACTGCGGATGAGATCATTAGATGAGGAACAGGCCAAACAGGAACTTGCTGCTAATAAAATAACAGCTGTCATCTATATACCTGAGGGATTCACTGCTGACCTCAGAACAGGAATAAATACACCTATTCAAGTGACGACAAATAACCAGAATGTGTTCTCATCCAGCATGGTCAAAATGCTTTTAAATAGTGGAGCAAAATATATATCAGCGGCCCAGAGCGGGATAAATACACTGTATGATTTATATATACAGGATTTGCCGCCGGAAGAAGATCCTCAGAGCATGCTGCAGCAGATGATTGTGAATTATACTCTGTTTGCGCTTAATCGCAATGACCTGTTTGAAACTGAACAAGTGGAGTCAGGGGCATCTATAGGATGGGAAAATCATGGGGTTATTGCCTTTTTATTAACCAGTATACTTATTTCTTCATTATTTCTTCAGATTTTTACACACAGAGAAAGTAGTCAGGGATTGGAAGATCGTATGCGAACGCTTGGATCAACTTCCTTCACTTTTATGTGGAGTCAGTATATGTATTATGTCGGGTTTCTATTTGTAAATGTGAGTATACTCAATGGTATCCTTTTTGTTCTGACTGATCTCGACTGGCTTTTTCATGGCTTAACCCTTATCACATGGCTGATCGTCAGCCTTACTGCAGCCCTTCTCCTCTGTTTCCTGGAATGGTACCTGGACAATCAGACTACCCGGACGAATATTTATTTATTACTGGTTTTTGCCGGACTCCTAATAAGTGGTGTGTGGATTCCCGTTATCTATTTGCCTGACTGGATTGAGCAGATTCTTTCCATCTCACCATTTCATCATATATACCAGGCATTTGCAGGAACGATCACTTTTGGTGATAATCCCTTTGACCACTGGGGTTATCTGCTTGCAGGGTGGCTCGTTTTTGCCGTTGTACTTATGACTGGAATATGGAGAAGGGAGCAGAAAAATGGGTACATATCTTATCCTTTTAAATAA
- a CDS encoding BCCT family transporter — protein MENKKTRNTKNLKLIDHRIFIPSIVIMVLISIPFALYEDESLRLLNQIFDQVVRVFKSGYIWYAIILAAAGFYFAFSRYGNVVLGDPMEKPRFSLFEYASILIAMGLGSTIMRTGMIEWTQVANDPPRGVDPGSPEALLWGNAYSMFMWSVQVFAIFVMAAPAIGYIIHVRKKPLMRISEACRSIFGDKFTDGLGGKILDIIFLVSILAGAAVTLGLGAPIITYNLAALLNIEQSYGLTLTVTIVWVVLFSLSAYLGIEKGIKRLSTLNIYLAGALALFIMIIGPGVFILNYFTESVGFLLSHYIDLSFYTNALDLGGTTYIESNIVFWFAYSATWAMLHSVFAAKISRGRTIKEMILTYFFAPMLISWVATGVLGGLGVHRYLTGEVNVLDIVTEDAMAAIPAILSSLPLSSLTISVFMIVAIIFMTTTLDSTTYTIASYTGLRNMSKSEPSKYLPLIVAAVVTIFALVLMRIGGLPPLEVLSGLMGIPIIIVQFFTIYAAKKMMDEDKAWITNIRKTTKDQEENWRKSS, from the coding sequence ATGGAAAATAAAAAGACCAGGAACACCAAAAACCTTAAGCTCATTGATCATCGAATTTTTATTCCATCAATCGTTATTATGGTTTTGATTTCTATTCCCTTTGCTTTATATGAAGACGAATCCCTTAGACTGTTAAATCAGATTTTTGATCAGGTTGTCCGTGTGTTTAAATCGGGTTACATTTGGTATGCCATCATTCTGGCCGCAGCTGGTTTCTATTTTGCTTTTTCCAGGTACGGAAATGTAGTGTTAGGAGATCCGATGGAAAAGCCCCGTTTTTCTTTATTTGAATATGCTTCTATTCTGATTGCCATGGGGCTTGGTTCAACGATTATGCGTACTGGAATGATTGAATGGACACAGGTAGCTAACGATCCACCTAGGGGTGTTGATCCAGGCTCTCCAGAAGCCTTGCTGTGGGGAAATGCTTACAGTATGTTCATGTGGAGCGTTCAGGTATTTGCGATTTTCGTAATGGCGGCACCTGCCATTGGCTACATCATTCATGTAAGAAAAAAGCCGTTAATGAGGATTTCAGAAGCCTGCCGGAGTATCTTTGGAGATAAGTTTACCGATGGACTTGGCGGAAAAATTCTGGATATCATCTTTCTCGTAAGTATTTTGGCCGGAGCAGCTGTAACTCTTGGGCTAGGGGCCCCGATTATCACATACAATTTAGCTGCATTATTGAATATTGAACAGTCATACGGCCTTACATTAACGGTAACCATTGTATGGGTCGTCTTGTTCTCCTTAAGTGCTTATCTGGGGATTGAAAAAGGAATTAAACGTTTAAGTACATTAAATATCTACCTTGCAGGTGCGCTTGCCCTGTTTATTATGATTATAGGTCCGGGCGTTTTTATCCTGAATTATTTTACCGAAAGTGTCGGATTTCTACTCTCTCATTATATAGACCTGTCCTTCTACACCAATGCTCTGGATTTAGGAGGAACGACATATATTGAAAGTAATATCGTATTCTGGTTTGCTTACAGTGCTACATGGGCAATGCTGCACAGTGTCTTTGCCGCAAAAATTTCCCGGGGCCGAACGATTAAAGAGATGATTCTGACTTATTTCTTTGCACCTATGCTTATTTCCTGGGTGGCAACCGGTGTACTGGGCGGACTGGGTGTACATCGGTATTTAACCGGTGAAGTAAACGTGCTGGATATTGTGACCGAGGATGCAATGGCAGCCATCCCGGCTATTTTATCTTCCCTGCCATTATCATCCTTAACTATATCCGTATTCATGATTGTGGCAATTATATTTATGACCACAACCCTTGATTCAACAACCTATACCATCGCATCATACACAGGTCTGCGGAATATGAGTAAGTCTGAGCCATCAAAATATTTACCTCTTATCGTTGCAGCCGTGGTCACGATTTTCGCCCTGGTATTAATGCGAATTGGTGGATTGCCTCCATTAGAAGTTCTGTCCGGCTTGATGGGAATTCCAATTATTATCGTTCAGTTTTTTACCATCTATGCAGCCAAAAAAATGATGGATGAGGATAAAGCATGGATCACAAATATTAGAAAAACCACAAAAGACCAGGAAGAAAACTGGAGAAAATCCAGTTAG
- a CDS encoding ABC transporter ATP-binding protein, whose amino-acid sequence MIEIEKVDYSIKKEAILKDVSATIQQGESIGVIGPNGAGKSTFLKIIASIVKPSSGKIYYQGNAYEENIKELRKNMGYIPQDIALFEDLTVYEQIAFWQKAAKQKVSRNNVNQVMDALHLNEVKGQKIKALSGGWKRKINVGIGLLHKPEIILLDEPTAGVDLAAKDDLIQWLRLLHKEGKTLLIISHDWDVLNRLCDKLMIFQQGRLLFYDEVSRLEEFEQQAMRNRSSEELRKILRLR is encoded by the coding sequence GTGATTGAAATAGAGAAAGTGGATTATTCTATAAAGAAAGAGGCCATTCTAAAGGATGTGTCGGCTACCATCCAGCAGGGAGAATCCATTGGTGTTATAGGTCCCAATGGTGCCGGAAAGTCAACTTTTTTAAAAATTATCGCCTCCATAGTAAAACCTTCCAGTGGTAAAATTTATTATCAAGGAAATGCCTATGAAGAAAATATTAAGGAACTAAGGAAGAATATGGGGTATATTCCACAGGATATTGCTTTATTTGAAGATTTAACTGTATATGAACAAATTGCATTTTGGCAAAAGGCTGCGAAGCAAAAGGTTTCGCGAAACAATGTGAACCAGGTGATGGATGCGCTTCACTTAAATGAAGTGAAGGGGCAAAAAATAAAAGCATTATCCGGTGGATGGAAGCGAAAGATAAATGTAGGAATAGGGCTCCTGCATAAACCTGAAATTATCTTATTAGATGAACCAACGGCGGGTGTCGATCTTGCTGCAAAGGACGATTTGATTCAGTGGCTGAGGCTGTTACATAAGGAAGGAAAAACCCTGTTAATCATTAGCCATGACTGGGATGTCTTAAATCGTCTATGTGATAAGTTAATGATTTTTCAGCAGGGCCGATTGTTGTTTTATGATGAAGTTTCAAGACTGGAGGAATTTGAACAGCAGGCTATGAGGAATAGATCCTCTGAGGAATTGAGGAAAATATTAAGGCTAAGATAG